In the Streptobacillus moniliformis DSM 12112 genome, one interval contains:
- the rsmG gene encoding 16S rRNA (guanine(527)-N(7))-methyltransferase RsmG has protein sequence MKEYFINLLKLSNIDTSEDKLDKLIIYLEMLIEKNKVMNLTAIRDGKDMIEKHFIDALLLTKIIRSEEKTLIDLGTGAGFPGLVLAVYYPDKNFLLVDSVKKKVAFLDEVIERLKLKNVKTSSERAEEIVKKYREKFDLALCRGVANLRIILEYMIPFIKTNGRFLPQKLNLNEVEESSNVLEILSSSIENIHKFNLPISNDERIILEIRKNRKTSLEYPRGVGIPSKKPL, from the coding sequence ATGAAAGAATATTTTATTAATCTCTTAAAATTATCTAATATAGATACTAGTGAAGATAAATTAGACAAGTTAATAATTTATCTTGAAATGCTTATAGAAAAAAATAAGGTGATGAATCTAACAGCTATAAGAGATGGCAAAGATATGATAGAAAAACATTTTATAGACGCCTTATTACTTACTAAAATAATAAGAAGTGAAGAAAAAACATTGATAGATTTAGGAACAGGTGCTGGATTTCCAGGGCTTGTTCTTGCAGTGTATTATCCTGATAAAAATTTTTTACTAGTTGATTCAGTTAAGAAAAAAGTTGCTTTTTTAGATGAAGTAATAGAAAGACTTAAACTAAAAAATGTTAAAACTAGTAGTGAAAGAGCAGAGGAAATAGTAAAAAAATATAGAGAAAAATTTGACTTAGCATTATGTAGAGGTGTTGCTAATTTAAGAATAATACTTGAGTATATGATACCTTTTATTAAAACTAATGGAAGATTTTTACCTCAAAAACTTAATTTAAATGAAGTGGAAGAATCAAGTAATGTATTAGAAATATTATCTTCAAGTATAGAAAATATACATAAATTTAATCTTCCCATAAGTAATGATGAAAGAATAATACTTGAAATTAGAAAAAATAGAAAAACAAGCTTAGAATATCCAAGAGGAGTAGGTATTCCAAGTAAAAAACCACTATAA
- the mrdA gene encoding penicillin-binding protein 2, whose product MRILDIEDKSRRVPSFLFIVALIFLGLVLRLYNLQITNSELYQNRAARNSLRTNTIKPARGKIYDKNGELLVSNTTGYQLIHKESNNISNSELKILTNVFDKTDSEREEIFSKLGKKSREKIEEIYFDTLDMMKLTNMEYEDIINKFYKMLPSGFDKVIIIDEDLDSKSALIGVEKIANPRIDILEYDKRYYHKHEVASHVLGNVKLISEKEYEELKDKGFEKDDLVGKDGIEKTYNVELKGKSGKEFVEVDARGNVLDKLDEEKAIAGKNIYLSIEYELQKYMTEQFKGKVGTFIAIDVKTGKIITYVSYPEIDLNKLSSRISKKDWEKLLNSSKRPLLNRGISGLFPPGSTAKVVSGLAILENGISPYETMYSTGEFTYGKVTFRDSNRKGHGTTNFFKAIAESVNTYFYQNILRIDRDEYFKIAKDFGIGELTGIDLPGEVSGVLPTPEWKNKRFKTAIDRKWLPGDLINMSIGQGYMLTTPLQVLMMYQAIANNGVMLKPTFIEYFENSDGIKDRKKVEILRKLNIKDKNISHLQKALRMTVTDGTAKGLGSLPVEVSAKTGTAQNRKEAKHHSWMAGYFPSNNPEIAFVALVEEGGYGAVEAGGRVYEFISKYYELKGEN is encoded by the coding sequence ATGAGAATATTAGATATAGAAGATAAGAGTAGAAGAGTTCCCTCTTTTCTGTTTATAGTAGCTCTAATATTTTTGGGATTAGTTTTAAGATTGTATAATCTTCAAATAACTAATAGTGAACTTTATCAAAATAGGGCTGCAAGGAATAGTTTAAGAACTAATACTATTAAACCAGCAAGAGGTAAAATCTATGATAAAAATGGTGAATTATTAGTAAGTAATACAACAGGTTATCAACTTATACATAAGGAAAGTAATAATATATCTAATTCTGAATTAAAAATTTTAACAAATGTATTTGATAAAACTGATTCTGAAAGAGAAGAAATATTTTCAAAATTAGGTAAAAAATCTCGTGAAAAGATAGAGGAGATATATTTTGATACATTAGATATGATGAAATTAACTAATATGGAATATGAAGATATTATTAATAAATTCTATAAGATGTTACCTTCAGGTTTTGATAAAGTAATAATAATAGATGAAGATTTAGATTCAAAAAGTGCCTTAATTGGAGTAGAAAAAATTGCTAATCCACGTATAGATATTTTAGAATATGATAAAAGATATTATCATAAACATGAAGTAGCTTCTCATGTTTTGGGAAATGTTAAACTAATAAGTGAAAAAGAATATGAAGAATTAAAAGATAAAGGTTTTGAAAAAGATGATCTTGTAGGTAAAGATGGAATTGAAAAGACATATAATGTGGAACTTAAAGGGAAATCTGGTAAAGAATTTGTTGAAGTAGATGCAAGAGGAAATGTTTTAGATAAACTTGATGAAGAAAAAGCAATAGCTGGTAAAAACATTTATCTTTCTATAGAATATGAATTACAAAAATATATGACTGAACAATTTAAGGGTAAGGTTGGAACTTTTATAGCTATAGATGTTAAAACAGGTAAAATAATTACATATGTAAGTTATCCTGAAATAGATTTAAATAAACTAAGTTCAAGGATAAGTAAAAAAGATTGGGAAAAGCTTTTAAATTCTAGTAAAAGGCCACTTTTAAATAGGGGTATATCAGGGCTATTTCCACCTGGATCTACTGCTAAAGTAGTTAGTGGTTTGGCTATACTTGAAAATGGTATATCACCATATGAAACTATGTATTCAACTGGTGAATTTACTTATGGTAAAGTTACTTTTAGAGATTCAAATAGAAAAGGTCATGGAACTACTAATTTTTTTAAGGCTATAGCTGAATCTGTAAATACATATTTTTATCAAAATATTTTAAGAATAGATAGAGATGAATATTTTAAAATAGCAAAAGATTTTGGTATAGGCGAACTTACTGGAATAGATCTTCCAGGAGAAGTATCAGGTGTTTTGCCAACTCCTGAATGGAAAAACAAGAGATTTAAAACAGCAATAGATAGAAAATGGTTACCAGGGGATTTAATTAATATGTCTATAGGTCAAGGATATATGCTTACAACACCACTTCAGGTATTAATGATGTATCAAGCTATAGCAAATAATGGAGTTATGCTTAAACCAACTTTTATAGAATATTTTGAAAATTCAGATGGAATTAAAGATAGAAAAAAAGTAGAAATTTTAAGAAAATTAAATATTAAAGATAAAAATATATCTCACTTACAAAAAGCTTTAAGAATGACTGTAACTGATGGTACAGCTAAGGGACTTGGAAGTCTTCCTGTAGAAGTTTCAGCAAAAACTGGAACTGCACAAAATAGGAAGGAAGCAAAACATCATTCTTGGATGGCAGGATATTTTCCTAGTAATAATCCAGAAATAGCATTTGTTGCCTTAGTTGAAGAAGGTGGATATGGTGCTGTTGAAGCAGGTGGAAGAGTATATGAGTTTATCTCTAAGTACTATGAATTAAAAGGAGAAAATTAA
- the rsfS gene encoding ribosome silencing factor, producing the protein MEEIVKLVVDVIEDKKGMDIKVYDLKGRSPFFDYSILCTGSSTRNVEAIVQELKKSMPLIKGIEGQEESNWVLIDGGDVIVSVFTKDARDYYKLDEFYESV; encoded by the coding sequence ATGGAAGAAATAGTAAAATTAGTAGTAGATGTAATAGAAGATAAAAAAGGAATGGATATTAAAGTTTATGATTTAAAAGGAAGATCACCATTTTTTGATTATTCTATACTGTGTACTGGTTCTTCAACTAGAAATGTTGAAGCTATAGTACAAGAATTAAAAAAATCTATGCCTTTAATTAAAGGAATAGAAGGTCAAGAAGAATCAAATTGGGTATTAATAGATGGCGGTGATGTAATAGTTAGCGTATTTACTAAAGATGCTAGAGATTACTATAAATTAGATGAATTTTATGAAAGTGTTTAA
- a CDS encoding RsmE family RNA methyltransferase, with amino-acid sequence MLTVIADKVIGDIVEILEVTEINHIKNVFRLKENDEVRVIDFEYEYKGIVKEINKKNILISISDKKEDNYSLSFNLDVAIGLLKNEKMKLLIQKLTELGIRNIIPLKTERVVVKINEKKEKWDLVVRESMKQCRAIKKTNVEILNEIKRIKYENYDKIIYAYENSESSLNLKEIIKKEDSNILLIIGPEGGFTKDEVKYLKSIGAIEISLGKRILRAETAAIVLAGSIINIKE; translated from the coding sequence ATGTTAACAGTTATAGCTGATAAAGTTATTGGTGATATAGTGGAGATACTTGAAGTAACTGAGATAAATCATATTAAAAATGTTTTTAGATTAAAAGAAAATGATGAAGTAAGAGTTATAGATTTTGAATATGAATATAAGGGGATAGTTAAAGAAATTAATAAGAAAAATATATTAATTAGTATATCTGATAAAAAAGAAGATAATTATTCTCTTTCATTTAATTTAGATGTAGCTATAGGTTTATTAAAAAATGAAAAAATGAAGTTATTGATACAAAAATTAACGGAGTTAGGTATTAGAAATATTATTCCATTAAAAACTGAAAGAGTAGTAGTTAAAATTAATGAGAAAAAGGAAAAATGGGATTTAGTAGTTAGAGAAAGCATGAAACAATGTAGGGCTATTAAAAAAACTAATGTGGAAATACTTAATGAAATTAAAAGGATAAAATATGAAAACTATGATAAAATAATATATGCTTATGAAAATAGTGAATCTTCACTTAACTTAAAGGAAATAATTAAAAAAGAAGATAGTAATATTTTATTAATTATAGGGCCTGAGGGTGGATTTACTAAGGATGAAGTTAAATATTTAAAATCTATAGGAGCAATAGAAATTAGTTTAGGTAAAAGAATACTAAGGGCAGAAACGGCAGCTATAGTTCTTGCTGGAAGTATAATAAATATAAAAGAATAA
- the ruvB gene encoding Holliday junction branch migration DNA helicase RuvB, translating into MENRFVDLNEMLEDYEISNEINSLRPQLFKDYIGQEDLKETLSISIKAAKIRQEALDHILLFGPPGLGKTTMATVIANEMGTNIKITSGPVLEKAGDLVSILTTLEDGDVLFIDEIHRLSTNIEEILYSAMEDFKVDIMLGKGHGATSYRVELKRFTLIGATTMAGKLSKPFKDRFGIQHRMNFYTTEELMKIISRSANILGVECRENSLRDIALRSRGTPRLANRVLKRSRDYATVNGNGIINDEIMKEVIRILKVDDRGLDEMDRSLLRSIIINYSGGPVGVETLATHLGEDRKTIEEVYEPYLIQLGLLKISLRGREVTDLAYTHMGLEKR; encoded by the coding sequence GTGGAAAATAGATTTGTTGATTTAAATGAAATGTTAGAAGATTATGAAATAAGTAATGAGATAAATTCTTTAAGACCACAGTTATTTAAAGACTATATAGGTCAGGAGGATTTAAAGGAAACACTTAGTATATCTATAAAGGCAGCTAAAATTAGACAAGAAGCATTAGATCATATACTATTATTTGGTCCACCAGGACTTGGTAAAACAACTATGGCAACTGTTATTGCAAATGAAATGGGAACTAATATAAAGATAACATCTGGGCCTGTACTTGAAAAGGCTGGAGATTTAGTATCTATACTTACTACACTTGAAGATGGAGATGTATTGTTTATAGATGAAATACATAGATTAAGTACTAATATTGAAGAAATACTTTATTCGGCTATGGAAGATTTTAAAGTAGATATTATGCTTGGTAAAGGTCATGGTGCAACAAGTTATAGAGTTGAGTTAAAAAGGTTTACATTAATAGGTGCAACAACTATGGCAGGTAAGCTTTCTAAACCTTTTAAGGATAGATTTGGTATACAACATAGAATGAATTTTTATACTACAGAAGAACTTATGAAGATAATTTCAAGATCTGCTAATATTTTAGGTGTAGAATGTAGAGAAAATTCATTAAGAGATATAGCTCTTAGAAGTAGAGGAACACCAAGGCTTGCAAATAGAGTTTTAAAGAGATCAAGAGATTATGCTACTGTAAATGGTAATGGTATAATTAATGATGAGATAATGAAGGAAGTAATTAGAATATTAAAAGTAGATGATAGAGGATTAGATGAGATGGATAGAAGTCTATTAAGATCTATAATAATTAATTATTCTGGTGGTCCTGTAGGAGTTGAAACTCTTGCTACTCATTTAGGAGAAGATAGAAAGACTATAGAAGAAGTTTATGAACCATATTTAATACAATTAGGATTATTAAAAATTAGTTTAAGAGGTAGAGAAGTTACAGATTTAGCTTACACTCATATGGGACTTGAAAAGAGGTAA
- the glyS gene encoding glycine--tRNA ligase subunit beta, with translation MRFLFEIGVEELPSRYVDKACDDLLEIFKKELIEARIEFSGEKKYNSPRRIAIYFENIAKMQKDLYEKKIGPSVQVAYKEGELTKAALGFLNSQNLTLSDLKIEKTDKGEYIYVEKNIKGIESFKVLPELMEMAIKSLDFDKTMKWSDKSFRFARPIKWIVATLDDEIIDFTFEGITASNISRGMRLFGNQEVLISDSSKYEDILLNEYVVVDTLKRREMILDSINKNCEKDGDRVIVNKYLLDEVVNLVEYPYAIKGEFNKDYLELPEDIITITMETHQRYFPVKNSEGKLTNKFVLIRNAPEYSELVKKGNEKVIEPRLADAKFFFDEDLKINLNDNVEKLKNVTFQKDMGTIFEKMERSQKIAKYLINKLNLENEEDILKTIYLSKADLVSNVINEKEFTKLQGFMGSIYAEKQGEKPEISKGIFEHYLPRFQGDILPETMEGTIASISDKLDTLVGTFSVNLIPTSSKDPYALRRATNGLLLTAFNKNLNIDYLDLINKAFEIFSEDKKILNDNAKENILDFIKQRLEAILAIDFSKNLIAYQINNVTSIMDIKNRLIKLSELEKSENFEILINLIKRLKNISKEVVENVNINLFTNEEEKELYNLSQSLSGDFNDIDMLIDKKDIINRFFEKVIINVKDEVIKNNRIALINEMLSKVNRLIQV, from the coding sequence ATGAGATTTCTATTTGAAATAGGTGTTGAAGAACTTCCTTCAAGATATGTAGATAAGGCATGTGATGACTTATTAGAAATATTTAAAAAAGAACTTATAGAAGCTAGAATAGAATTTTCTGGTGAGAAGAAATACAATTCACCTAGAAGAATTGCAATATATTTTGAAAATATTGCTAAAATGCAAAAAGATTTATATGAGAAGAAAATTGGACCTTCAGTTCAAGTGGCATATAAAGAGGGAGAGCTAACTAAGGCAGCACTTGGATTTTTAAATTCACAAAATTTAACTTTATCTGATTTAAAGATTGAAAAAACAGATAAGGGAGAATATATCTATGTAGAAAAAAATATTAAGGGTATAGAAAGTTTCAAAGTTTTACCAGAACTTATGGAAATGGCTATTAAATCTCTTGATTTTGATAAAACAATGAAATGGAGTGATAAATCATTTAGATTTGCAAGACCTATTAAATGGATAGTTGCAACCTTAGATGATGAAATAATTGATTTTACTTTTGAAGGTATTACAGCAAGTAATATTTCAAGAGGTATGAGATTATTTGGAAATCAAGAAGTTTTAATTTCTGATAGTAGTAAATATGAAGATATCTTATTAAATGAATATGTGGTAGTAGATACTTTAAAAAGACGTGAAATGATACTTGATAGTATTAATAAAAATTGTGAAAAAGATGGAGATAGGGTAATAGTAAATAAATATTTACTTGATGAAGTAGTAAATCTTGTTGAATATCCTTATGCTATTAAAGGTGAATTTAATAAAGACTATTTAGAATTACCAGAGGATATTATAACTATAACAATGGAAACACATCAAAGATATTTTCCAGTTAAAAATTCTGAAGGGAAATTAACTAATAAATTTGTATTAATTAGAAACGCTCCAGAATATTCAGAACTGGTAAAAAAAGGTAATGAAAAAGTTATAGAACCAAGACTAGCTGATGCTAAATTCTTTTTTGATGAAGATTTAAAGATAAATCTTAATGATAATGTAGAAAAGCTTAAAAATGTTACTTTCCAAAAGGATATGGGAACTATATTTGAAAAAATGGAAAGAAGTCAAAAAATTGCTAAGTATCTTATAAATAAACTAAATTTAGAAAATGAAGAAGATATATTAAAGACTATATATTTATCTAAAGCTGATTTAGTAAGTAATGTAATTAATGAAAAAGAATTTACTAAATTACAAGGATTTATGGGTTCTATTTATGCTGAAAAACAAGGAGAAAAGCCAGAAATTTCTAAGGGTATATTTGAACACTATTTACCAAGATTTCAAGGTGATATACTTCCAGAAACTATGGAAGGAACTATAGCGTCTATATCTGATAAATTAGACACTTTAGTAGGAACATTTTCAGTTAATCTAATTCCTACAAGTTCTAAAGATCCTTATGCACTTAGACGTGCTACTAATGGATTACTTTTAACTGCATTTAATAAAAATCTTAATATTGATTATTTAGATTTAATTAATAAGGCATTTGAAATTTTTAGTGAAGATAAGAAAATCTTAAATGATAATGCAAAAGAAAATATTTTAGATTTCATTAAACAAAGACTTGAAGCAATACTTGCTATAGATTTTTCTAAAAATTTAATTGCTTATCAAATTAATAATGTAACATCTATTATGGATATTAAAAATAGATTAATTAAACTTTCAGAACTTGAGAAAAGTGAAAACTTTGAGATATTAATTAATTTAATTAAAAGACTTAAAAATATTTCAAAAGAAGTAGTTGAAAATGTAAATATTAACTTATTTACAAATGAGGAAGAAAAAGAGTTATATAATCTTTCACAAAGTTTAAGTGGAGATTTTAATGACATAGATATGTTAATTGATAAAAAAGATATAATTAACAGATTTTTTGAAAAAGTAATAATAAATGTTAAAGATGAAGTTATTAAAAATAATAGAATAGCTTTAATTAATGAAATGTTAAGTAAGGTTAATAGATTAATACAAGTTTAA
- the glyQ gene encoding glycine--tRNA ligase subunit alpha: MYFQDIILILQKYWSEQGCIISNPYDVETGAGTFNPDTFLMSLGPEPWNVAYVEPSRRPKDGRYGQNPNRVYQHHQFQVIMKPSPDNIQELYLKSLEALGIDVKNHDIRFVEDNWESPTLGAWGLGWEVWLDGMEITQFTYFQQVGGIEVDITPSEITYGLERIALYLQNKENVYDLEWAEGVKYGERRFQYEYEMSKYSFEVSDNSMNFTLFDMYEKEANNCINHKLVLPAYDYVLKCSHTFNNLDARGAISTTERMSYILRVRDLAKKCAEIFVKTREDLGHPLLKKGGNK; this comes from the coding sequence ATGTATTTTCAGGATATAATACTAATACTTCAAAAATATTGGAGTGAACAAGGATGTATAATAAGTAATCCATATGATGTTGAAACAGGTGCTGGAACTTTTAATCCAGATACATTTTTAATGTCTTTAGGGCCTGAGCCATGGAATGTTGCTTATGTTGAACCATCAAGAAGACCTAAGGATGGAAGATATGGTCAAAATCCAAATAGAGTATATCAACATCATCAATTTCAAGTGATAATGAAACCATCACCTGATAATATACAAGAACTTTATCTTAAAAGTTTAGAAGCTTTAGGAATAGATGTTAAAAATCATGATATTAGATTTGTTGAAGATAACTGGGAATCTCCAACTCTTGGAGCATGGGGTCTTGGTTGGGAAGTATGGTTAGATGGAATGGAGATTACACAATTTACATACTTTCAACAAGTAGGTGGAATAGAGGTAGATATTACTCCTTCTGAAATTACTTATGGACTTGAAAGAATAGCTCTGTACTTACAAAACAAAGAAAATGTTTATGATTTAGAATGGGCTGAGGGTGTTAAATATGGTGAAAGAAGATTTCAATATGAATATGAAATGAGTAAATATAGTTTTGAAGTTAGTGATAATAGTATGAATTTTACCTTATTTGATATGTATGAAAAAGAAGCTAATAACTGTATTAATCATAAATTAGTACTTCCAGCTTATGATTATGTTCTTAAATGTTCTCATACATTTAATAATTTAGATGCAAGAGGAGCTATATCTACTACAGAAAGAATGTCATATATTTTAAGAGTTAGAGATTTAGCTAAAAAATGTGCTGAAATATTTGTTAAAACTCGTGAAGATTTAGGGCATCCACTTTTAAAAAAAGGGGGAAATAAATAA
- the lspA gene encoding signal peptidase II — protein MQYIFLILMYVILVFIDQITKHLMYVISNAQFGYSIPVLGDFFKLTYIENHGGVFGVFQGHIIVFTIMSTFLIGYIVYTEWENFLKSNLIKKIAIMFIAAGATGNMIDRFFRGYVIDMIDFRGIWQFIFNVADVYIHIGIYILILIYLLKKEK, from the coding sequence ATGCAATATATATTTCTAATATTAATGTATGTTATATTAGTATTTATTGATCAGATTACTAAGCATTTAATGTATGTTATTTCTAATGCTCAATTTGGTTATTCTATACCTGTTTTAGGAGATTTTTTTAAACTAACATATATAGAAAATCATGGTGGAGTATTTGGAGTTTTTCAGGGACATATTATTGTATTTACAATAATGAGTACTTTCCTTATAGGGTATATAGTATATACAGAATGGGAAAATTTTTTAAAATCAAATTTAATAAAAAAAATAGCAATAATGTTTATTGCAGCTGGTGCAACTGGTAATATGATAGATAGGTTTTTTAGAGGTTATGTTATAGACATGATAGATTTTAGAGGTATATGGCAATTCATATTTAATGTTGCTGATGTATACATACATATAGGTATATATATTCTTATCCTTATATACCTATTAAAAAAAGAAAAATAA
- the ileS gene encoding isoleucine--tRNA ligase: protein MSEENKVDYASTLNLPKTSFKMKANLSQKEPLTIRDWEKNKIYEKSLDNEKPTFFLHDGPPYANGNLHIGHAINKVLKDIILKYKRLQGFNAPYIPGWDTHGLPIEWKMIQDLGEKAKEMSPLELRNACKKYALKSVEMQKKDFIRLGILGDWNNPYITLNKEFEAEELRVFRDIYENGYVYKGLKPVYWSPTTETALAEAEIEYKDVESDSIYVKMNLTDETNEKLGVENAAVIIWTTTPWTIPANLAISLNENFVYGVYKTEKGNLILSKSLAEKAFNEMNLSFELIKEIQGKDFERLTYKHPIYDRVSMLILGDHVTEDAGTGCVHTAPGHGVDDYNVSLKYGIGILSPVDDKGHMTSEAPRYEGLFYKKANSAIMADLENSGHLLGHKKLVHSYPHDWRSKKPVIFRATEQWFIKVDGEVRENTLEKLEEVEFVPAWGRNRITSMMENRPDWTISRQRVWGVPIPIFYNAKTNEVVYESEIMSRVIDLVEKEGTDIWWKYSAKDIIGEELLIKHNLKDVELRKERSILDVWFDSGVSHRAVLRPRGYNIRPVDLYLEGSDQHRGWFQSSLLTSVASTFDSPYKKLLTHGFVMDGQGRKMSKSLGNTITPKDIIDVHGADILRLWVSSVDYREDVRISDNIIQQMTDSYRKIRNTARYLLGNINDFDRSNKVAYDDMLEIDKWAMHKLEELKEKVTKHYENYEFYSLFQEILYFCSVEMSSFYLDIIKDRLYCEYKDSLERRSAQSVLVDILDVLVRIISPVLSFTAEEIWERLDYEGKEESVHLASWIKAKPEHMNEELAKKWQILGELRKEVNKKIEKERQNGSIGLSLDARVLIKVTNDKYEFIKEYSNWDISDIFLVSQVEFTNTEELESTDLEGFEVKIVRALGKKCERCWKYSEEVGQDLEYPDVTLRDAKVLKMLKGL from the coding sequence ATGTCAGAAGAAAATAAAGTAGATTATGCAAGCACGCTTAATTTACCTAAAACGAGCTTTAAAATGAAGGCAAATCTTTCTCAAAAAGAACCTTTAACTATAAGGGATTGGGAAAAAAATAAAATATATGAAAAATCTTTAGATAATGAAAAACCAACTTTTTTCTTACATGATGGACCACCATATGCAAATGGAAATTTACATATAGGGCATGCAATAAATAAGGTGCTTAAAGATATAATATTAAAATATAAGAGATTACAAGGGTTTAATGCACCATATATACCAGGTTGGGATACACATGGACTTCCAATAGAATGGAAAATGATACAAGATTTAGGTGAAAAAGCTAAAGAAATGTCGCCTTTAGAACTAAGAAATGCTTGTAAGAAATATGCTTTAAAATCTGTAGAAATGCAAAAGAAAGATTTTATTAGATTAGGAATTTTAGGAGATTGGAATAATCCATATATTACATTAAATAAAGAATTTGAAGCAGAAGAATTAAGAGTTTTTAGAGATATATATGAAAATGGATATGTATATAAAGGATTAAAACCAGTTTATTGGTCGCCTACTACTGAAACTGCACTTGCAGAAGCTGAAATAGAATATAAAGATGTAGAATCTGATTCAATATATGTTAAGATGAATTTAACTGATGAAACTAATGAAAAATTAGGTGTTGAAAATGCAGCTGTAATAATATGGACAACTACTCCATGGACTATACCTGCAAACTTAGCTATATCTTTAAACGAAAACTTTGTATATGGAGTATATAAGACAGAAAAAGGTAATTTAATATTAAGTAAATCATTAGCTGAAAAAGCATTTAATGAAATGAACTTAAGTTTTGAATTAATAAAAGAAATACAAGGAAAAGATTTTGAAAGATTAACATATAAGCACCCTATATATGATAGAGTATCTATGTTAATTTTAGGAGATCATGTTACAGAAGATGCAGGTACTGGTTGTGTTCATACAGCACCAGGGCATGGGGTTGATGACTATAATGTATCATTAAAATATGGAATAGGTATATTATCTCCTGTTGATGATAAAGGTCATATGACAAGTGAAGCACCAAGATATGAGGGTCTTTTCTATAAAAAAGCAAATTCTGCAATAATGGCTGATCTTGAAAATAGTGGGCATTTATTAGGGCATAAAAAATTAGTTCACTCATACCCTCATGATTGGAGAAGTAAAAAACCTGTAATATTTAGAGCTACAGAACAGTGGTTTATAAAAGTTGATGGTGAGGTTAGAGAAAATACTTTAGAAAAATTAGAAGAAGTTGAATTTGTTCCAGCATGGGGAAGAAATAGAATTACTTCTATGATGGAAAATAGACCAGATTGGACTATATCAAGACAAAGAGTTTGGGGAGTTCCTATACCAATTTTCTATAATGCTAAAACTAATGAGGTAGTATATGAATCAGAGATAATGTCTAGGGTAATAGATTTAGTAGAAAAAGAAGGAACTGATATTTGGTGGAAATATAGTGCTAAGGATATAATAGGAGAAGAATTATTAATCAAACATAATTTAAAAGATGTTGAATTAAGAAAAGAAAGATCAATACTTGATGTATGGTTTGATTCAGGAGTTTCTCATAGAGCAGTATTAAGACCTAGAGGATATAATATTAGACCAGTAGATCTTTATCTTGAAGGTTCTGATCAACATAGAGGTTGGTTCCAATCATCATTACTTACATCAGTAGCTTCTACATTTGATTCACCTTACAAGAAATTATTAACTCATGGTTTTGTTATGGATGGACAAGGTAGAAAAATGTCTAAATCATTAGGTAATACTATAACTCCTAAAGATATTATAGATGTGCATGGTGCAGATATATTAAGACTTTGGGTTTCAAGTGTTGATTATAGAGAAGATGTTAGAATTTCTGATAATATAATACAACAAATGACAGATTCATATAGAAAAATAAGAAATACTGCAAGATATTTATTAGGTAATATAAATGATTTTGATAGAAGTAATAAAGTAGCTTATGATGATATGTTAGAAATAGATAAATGGGCTATGCATAAGTTAGAAGAATTAAAAGAAAAAGTTACTAAACATTATGAAAATTATGAATTTTATTCATTATTCCAAGAAATACTTTATTTCTGTTCTGTTGAAATGTCATCATTTTATCTTGATATAATAAAAGATAGATTATACTGTGAATATAAGGATTCATTAGAGAGAAGATCTGCTCAAAGTGTATTAGTAGATATTTTAGATGTTTTAGTAAGAATAATATCACCAGTACTGTCATTTACAGCAGAAGAAATTTGGGAAAGACTTGATTATGAAGGTAAAGAAGAAAGTGTACATTTAGCTTCATGGATAAAAGCTAAACCAGAACATATGAATGAAGAACTTGCTAAAAAATGGCAAATACTAGGAGAACTTAGAAAAGAAGTTAATAAGAAAATAGAAAAAGAAAGACAAAATGGTTCTATAGGTTTATCTCTTGATGCAAGAGTATTAATTAAAGTAACTAATGATAAATATGAATTTATTAAAGAATATTCTAATTGGGATATATCAGATATATTCCTTGTATCACAGGTTGAATTTACAAATACAGAAGAACTAGAAAGTACTGATTTAGAAGGATTTGAAGTTAAAATAGTAAGAGCTTTAGGTAAAAAATGTGAAAGATGTTGGAAATATTCTGAAGAAGTTGGGCAAGATTTAGAATATCCAGATGTTACATTAAGAGATGCTAAAGTATTAAAAATGTTGAAAGGACTATAG